AGTTTCAATCCTTGTTTTAATGGAACCCTCATAGATACTCCTACCGATTCCATTAATCTATGATAATCGCTCGGTTTCAATCCTTGTTTTAATGGAACCCTCATAGATACTCCAGTAAAACGGTTTTTAATTTTAAATTCCATTAGTTTCAATCCTTGTTTTAATGGAACCCTCATAGATACAGCAATATCTGTGACAGTGATTCCCATCTCGGAAAGTTTCAATCCTTGTTTTAATGGAACCCTCATAGATACTCCAATTATTCCCAATACTATTCCATACAATGCAACGTTTCAATCCTTGTTTTAATGGAACCCTCATAGATACGAAAGGCATTAATCTGGCAACATTGGATTGGTGTAGTTTCAATCCTTGTTTTAATGGAACCCTCATAGATACAGATGTGATACCGAATACAGATTTGCAAACTGTTTCGTTTCAATCCTTGTTTTAATGGAACCCTCATAGATACGTGATGGTTTGTTGCGTCATGGCGTCACCCCCTTGGTTTCAATCCTTGTTTTAATGGAACCCTCATAGATACTCTGGAAAGGGAGATACTGGGAGGTGTCCAAATGAGGTTTCAATCCTTGTTTTAATGGAACCCTCATAGATACTAATATATCGCTACCTCCTCATTATACAGTAGGAAAGTTTCAATCCTTGTTTTAATGGAACCCTCATAGATACCACAAATTTCCGTTATCCTGTGTGTGTATGCCATGATCAGTCCAATTTACTCCTCCTTGTTTTCTCACATCCACTCTCTCAAATACTTCTAAAACGCCCACTTCCTCACCCCCTTTACATTCATAGACTATCAAATAATCCAATTTAATAAAGCACTTTTGCCAACCTGTTTCTTAAACACAAATATTTTTATAACAACAGTCAGTACACCGGTTTGGCCATGAGGACTTTTTGGGATAATAACCCATCAAAATTACATTGAAGATCTCATTAACCACGCTAACAGCATACTTAAAATCCTCAGGCTTGTAAATGATCTCTTTCAGGTCTGTACCATCCCTTGCATAACAGATATAACCACGAAGAACAGGCATATGGTAGACCTCTTTGATAAGCATCGCATAAAGTACGGATTGAACTTTGTGGGTCACAAAAAGGTAATCCCGGTATTCGGTATATTTATAATCAAGCGGGGCCATGCTTCCATCAGTGAATGTCAACACTTCATCTATGATGCCTCTTACCCTTAGCACAGGAGATGCCACATAGACAGAAAGCTCCTTATCTACACAGCCGATTTTTTTTCTCAGATATTCCTTATTCTCCTTTTCCCGTCGGGAGTGCAATTCTCTTCCTTTCTGCACTTTATATCTTAATTCTTCATGCTGGGGTATGTTCAGGCAATTCATGAAATAGGTAAACCGTGGACAAAAGAGGTGCTCTATCACCT
This sequence is a window from Nitrospirota bacterium. Protein-coding genes within it:
- the cas4 gene encoding CRISPR-associated protein Cas4, whose amino-acid sequence is MITPSEVIEHLFCPRFTYFMNCLNIPQHEELRYKVQKGRELHSRREKENKEYLRKKIGCVDKELSVYVASPVLRVRGIIDEVLTFTDGSMAPLDYKYTEYRDYLFVTHKVQSVLYAMLIKEVYHMPVLRGYICYARDGTDLKEIIYKPEDFKYAVSVVNEIFNVILMGYYPKKSSWPNRCTDCCYKNICV